The DNA region CACAGTGATGAACAGGGTCGGCATCCCATTGCCTACCGCAAAATTCGCAATCGCCGCCGCAAGATGCGTCTTGCCGCAGCCGTATCCGCCCTCCAGCAGAAGCCAGCCCTGCGGGTTGCGGGCAAACTCTTCGCTTGCATCGAATGCAGAACGCAAATTATCCCGTTCCTGCGTCGACATGAACTTCGCCTTGGCATTGCCCGCGGGTGAAAAATTATCAAACGTCAAATGGCTGAGGCGGTTCAAATTGCTCATCTCGAACAGGCGTTCACGCGCCGCCTGCGCCACATCCGCCGCGCGGCAAATGCAGGTGTCCACCTTGCCGAATTTCTCATGCTCCACCGGCACGTCATAGCGCACATACCCCACCCCTCCGCAATGCGGGCAGTTCGGGTCGCCGAGCGGTTTCTCCACACTTTTAATCGCGCTTAAAGAACTCGGAGAACTCGCCTTCGGTGTATCGTTTTGCATCTTGGACAGCGTCTTGTGAATCTCTTCTTTCATCTTTTCCGTTTTCCTTCCAGCGCCGCAAAATGGCTTCGATATATTTCCAATTCCGCACATTGCGGCTGACCGCGATCTCGAACGCCTCCTCAAACCACGCGCCAGGGTATTCCCGTTCCGCCTCGCGCAGCATGTCCGAAAGCAGGGGCGTCAACGCGCCGATATTCTCTTCATACAATTTAAACACATTAGACTTGTCCGGCACATAACTTCGCGAAGGTTTGATCTGTCCCTTCGCAAACGCTTCGGCGGATAAACGTCCGCGCGGCGAATTGAGGAAATAGAACACGCTCGCCCCATTCTCAGACTTGAGCATGGTCTGCCTCATGACAGCTTTCCCCAGCCCGCGCCAAATCTCCTCCCCGCTCAACCCCAGCGACTCAGCCTCAAAGTCCGCTTCGCTCAACCCGCGGAAGTTCCCTTCCATGTGTTCGATGCGCCAGATGGCATACAACGTCACCTTCAACTCGGCAACATCCTCGATCTCATTCATCATACGGATGAACGAATCAGGCACTTGAGTAAACGTCTCAGAGGAGGTAAAGCCAGGGAATGGGAGCATAATCATTCCGTAAGGGCGGGGTAACCCCGCCCTTACTCATTCGGTCGGAACACCTTCGTCGCGGCATTATCGAAGCGGGTCAGGTCGCCGCGGAAGATCAGGTCAATTTCACCGGTGGGACCGTTACGATGTTTCGCCACCGAAATCTTGGTGATATTGCTCTTATCGCCGTCCTTCTCATAATCATCCGGTCTGTGGATGAACATGACAATATCGGCGTCCTGTTCCAGCGAGCCGGATTCGCGCAAGTCCGAAAGGATCGGGCGTTTGTCGGTGCGTTGTTCCACAGCGCGGCTCAACTGCGCGGCGGTCAGCACAGGGACATTCAACTCGCGCGCCAACACCTTGAGATTGCGCGAAATATTGGAAACCTCCTGCACGCGGTTGTCATTGCGGCTATCACCGGT from Anaerolineales bacterium includes:
- a CDS encoding DnaD domain protein; translated protein: MLPFPGFTSSETFTQVPDSFIRMMNEIEDVAELKVTLYAIWRIEHMEGNFRGLSEADFEAESLGLSGEEIWRGLGKAVMRQTMLKSENGASVFYFLNSPRGRLSAEAFAKGQIKPSRSYVPDKSNVFKLYEENIGALTPLLSDMLREAEREYPGAWFEEAFEIAVSRNVRNWKYIEAILRRWKENGKDERRDSQDAVQDAKRYTEGEFSEFFKRD